The proteins below are encoded in one region of Limisphaera ngatamarikiensis:
- a CDS encoding 3-keto-disaccharide hydrolase has translation MKRCFEPVGPRAALLALCLAAVTLAAASRDFEGRYALTLPDGSAGWLGIVRTNGGWVGSIMWSAGSVVPVDAVEVRGDTLVVTRIHERKEKNAEGREVTVREQEIIEGRWVGDQLEFTTRRQTRGGWTEPQKFTGKPIPPLPPRPDLSRIRFGEPIVLFNGRDLTGWRPFGGRNGWRAADGILINEAPQPEGGHIAYANLRTEREFEDFNLRLELRLPPNGNSGIYLRGIYEVQVADSFGKPPSMHGMGAIYSRITPTENAAKPAGEWQSYDITLVDRHVTVILNGRKIIDNQPLLGCTGGALWSDELRPGPIYLQGDHTSVEYRNLVLRPVLK, from the coding sequence ATGAAACGATGTTTTGAACCGGTTGGTCCCCGGGCGGCTTTGCTGGCGTTGTGTTTGGCCGCGGTTACGTTGGCTGCTGCATCCCGCGATTTTGAAGGTCGGTATGCTCTCACCCTGCCGGATGGGAGTGCCGGCTGGCTGGGCATTGTTCGCACCAACGGCGGTTGGGTGGGATCCATCATGTGGAGCGCGGGCAGTGTGGTGCCGGTGGATGCCGTCGAGGTGCGCGGCGATACCCTAGTGGTAACGCGCATCCACGAGCGCAAGGAGAAGAACGCGGAAGGACGCGAGGTCACCGTCCGGGAGCAGGAGATCATCGAGGGGCGCTGGGTTGGGGATCAGTTGGAGTTCACCACCCGCCGTCAGACGCGCGGTGGTTGGACCGAGCCGCAGAAGTTCACCGGCAAACCGATTCCGCCCCTGCCGCCGCGACCCGACCTGAGCCGGATCCGGTTCGGTGAGCCCATCGTGTTGTTCAACGGCCGCGACCTGACCGGCTGGCGTCCGTTCGGCGGACGGAACGGCTGGCGGGCCGCCGATGGGATCCTGATCAACGAGGCGCCCCAGCCCGAGGGCGGCCACATTGCCTATGCAAACCTGCGCACGGAACGGGAATTCGAGGATTTCAACCTGCGACTCGAACTGCGACTGCCGCCCAACGGCAACAGCGGCATTTACCTGCGCGGCATCTACGAGGTGCAGGTGGCCGATTCCTTCGGCAAACCGCCCAGCATGCACGGCATGGGTGCCATCTACAGCCGCATTACCCCCACCGAAAACGCGGCCAAACCGGCCGGCGAATGGCAATCCTACGACATCACGCTGGTGGACCGGCACGTGACGGTGATCTTGAACGGGCGCAAAATCATCGACAACCAGCCGTTGTTGGGTTGTACCGGCGGCGCTTTGTGGTCGGATGAACTTCGACCGGGCCCCATCTACCTGCAGGGCGATCACACGAGCGTGGAATATCGCAACCTGGTGTTGCGACCGGTGCTGAAGTAA